The Phaeocystidibacter marisrubri genomic interval GTGTGGCTAAGGTTCTCAGTTTCATTGAGAAAAAACTTTGATTTTAAAGTATATCAATTTAGTAGGATTTAGCATCTTTGCATCGAAACAATAGCTATATGAGCAATTACCATCTTTCACACCTTAAAGAGCTTGAAGCGGAAGCGATTTATGTTATCCGCGAGGTGTATGCGCAATTTGATAACCCGGCGATCTTATTCTCAGGAGGTAAGGATTCCATCGTTGTAACCCATTTGGCTAGAAAGGCATTCTTCCCTGCGAAGATCCCATTCCCATTGGTACACATTGACACGGGACACAATTTCCCAGAAACCATAGAGTTCAGAGATCAATTAATCAAAGATTTGGGGGCCAACCTCGTGGTAGGTAGTGTTCAAAAATCCATTGATGACGGTCGCGTTCTTGAGGAATCAGGAGCGAATGCGAGCCGAAATGCGCTTCAAACCACAACCTTGCTCGACACCATTGAAGAAATGGGTTACGACGCGTGCTTGGGTGGTGCTCGTAGAGATGAAGAGAAGGCACGTGCCAAAGAGCGCTTCTTCTCTCATAGAGATGACTTCGGTCAATGGGATCCTAAAAATCAACGTCCAGAGCTTTGGAACCTCTTTAACGGTAAGAAGAGAATGGGTGAGCACTTCCGTGTCTTCCCGATTTCAAACTGGACAGAGATGGATGTATGGCAGTACATTTTGATGGAGAACATTGAGATTCCAAGTCTGTACTTCGCTAGAAAACGTGAAGTGATTTGGAGACACAATAGCTGGTTGCCTGTTTCTGACTACATCACTCTTCGTGAGAACGATGAGCCTCAAGTGAAAATGATCCGTTTCCGCACGCTCGGCGATATCACCATTACAGGTGGTGTTGAATCTGATGCAGATGATTTGGAGAAAATTATTCAGGAGGTGGCTTCAACTCGTGTAACAGAGCGCGGTAATCGTGAGGATGATAAGCGCAGTGAGACGAGTATGGAAGACCGCAAACGTCAGGGTTACTTCTAAACAGCCGATCATCTAAGTTTCAACGGACAAAAAGAATATTGTGAATACTACCAATTATCTAGATATGGAACTCCTTCGCTTTACTACAGCAGGGAGTGTAGACGACGGAAAATCAACGCTTATCGGTCGTCTTCTATACGATAGCAAGAGCACGTTTGAAGATCAAATGGATGCGGTTGAGAAATCGAGTACCAAAAAAGGTCTTCAGCATGTTGACCTCAGTCTTCTTACCGATGGTTTGAAGGATGAGCGTGAGCAGGGCATCACCATTGATGTGGCCTATCGCTATTTTGCTACACCCAAGAGAAAGTTCATTATTGCCGATACTCCAGGACACATTCAGTACACCCGAAACATGGTTACTGGTGCGTCTACAGCTAACGTAGCACTCATTTTGGTGGATGCTCGTAACGGCGTGTTGGAGCAAACGAAGCGTCACTCTTTTATCGCCTCTCTTCTTCAAATTCCGCACATTGTAGTATGTGTAAACAAGATGGATTTGGCAGAATACAGTGAGGAGCGTTTCAACGAAATCGTTGATCAGTACGAAGAATTCGCTTCAAAACTTGACATCAAAGATGTTCGTTTCATTCCTATTTCAGCGCTTCATGGAGATAACGTAGTGAACCGAAGCGAGAATATGAGCTGGTTTGAAGGCGGAACTTTGCTTCACACACTAGAAACCATCCACATTGGCAGCGATGAAAACCACATTGATTGCCGATTCCCAGTACAAACGGTGATTCGCCCACACTCTGACGAATACCACGACTATCGTGGATACGCAGGTAGAATTGCAGGTGGAGTATTCAAGCCAG includes:
- the cysN gene encoding sulfate adenylyltransferase subunit CysN, which gives rise to MELLRFTTAGSVDDGKSTLIGRLLYDSKSTFEDQMDAVEKSSTKKGLQHVDLSLLTDGLKDEREQGITIDVAYRYFATPKRKFIIADTPGHIQYTRNMVTGASTANVALILVDARNGVLEQTKRHSFIASLLQIPHIVVCVNKMDLAEYSEERFNEIVDQYEEFASKLDIKDVRFIPISALHGDNVVNRSENMSWFEGGTLLHTLETIHIGSDENHIDCRFPVQTVIRPHSDEYHDYRGYAGRIAGGVFKPGDKVTVLPSGLESTITSIVTMDGEIEEAFPPMSVTINLADDVDISRGDMIVRPNNQPDSSQDLDVMLCWLNNAAPRPRAKYIIRHTTNEARAMITEVVYKVDVNTLHRNEEDQDIKMNDIARVKIRSTRPMFVDSYRKNRHTGSIILIDETTNETVAAGMVI
- the cysD gene encoding sulfate adenylyltransferase subunit CysD, which gives rise to MSNYHLSHLKELEAEAIYVIREVYAQFDNPAILFSGGKDSIVVTHLARKAFFPAKIPFPLVHIDTGHNFPETIEFRDQLIKDLGANLVVGSVQKSIDDGRVLEESGANASRNALQTTTLLDTIEEMGYDACLGGARRDEEKARAKERFFSHRDDFGQWDPKNQRPELWNLFNGKKRMGEHFRVFPISNWTEMDVWQYILMENIEIPSLYFARKREVIWRHNSWLPVSDYITLRENDEPQVKMIRFRTLGDITITGGVESDADDLEKIIQEVASTRVTERGNREDDKRSETSMEDRKRQGYF